From the genome of Vicia villosa cultivar HV-30 ecotype Madison, WI linkage group LG2, Vvil1.0, whole genome shotgun sequence, one region includes:
- the LOC131647815 gene encoding uncharacterized protein LOC131647815 — MDESVFGIEFKSHITIDDLQEIFDQDQLGVSNMQSYIRLLYDRVLRGTALSNRFRFVSSAHCSGMEIVSDPESVRQRLVDRFMSTGNTECLHLWAYNTRPVGAHWLLLAINPIREVVYYLNSVKGEWTNYPAMKEIVDLSIQVFRSQRDAQVSRTKSNNITWIEVQCPIQRNSSDCGYFVLRFMKEIIQANQLEIPPTYLDEFRAAGYSKLKLEEIKEELCQFYIKQFFMQI, encoded by the exons atggatgaaagtgtcttcggtattgagttcaagtcacatattacaattgacgacttgcaagagatttttgaccaggatcaactaggcgtcagtaatatgcaatcatacatccg gttgttgtatgacagagtgttgcgcgggactgcattgtctaacagattccggttcgtgtcttccgcccattgcagcggaatggaaattgtttcggatccggaatctgttagacagcgcttagtcgatagattcatgtccaccggcaatacagaatgtctgcatctttgggcgtataatacccgaccagtagg agcacactggttgctgcttgctatcaacccgataagggaagtcgtgtattatctgaattcggtaaagggtgaatggaccaattatccggccatgaaggaaatcgttgattt atcaatacaagtattccgtagtcaacgggacgcacaggtatcccggactaaatcaaacaacatcacctggatcgaagtgcag tgtccgatacagcgtaacagttcagactgcggatactttgtattgaggtttatgaaagaaatcattcaggcgaatcaattagagattcctcccacg taccttgacgaattccgtgctgctgggtactcgaagctaaagttagaagaaatcaaagaggaattgtgtcaattttatattaagcaatttttcatgcagatttga